The Sinomicrobium kalidii genome contains a region encoding:
- a CDS encoding alpha-d-galacturonidase, with translation MKTRSVLLYHIILCIFMLSCTQDKHITIVTRENTSPRITFGAEKLATTLKKAGYTVDMSADTTALQAKGKTIHIRENKNIDLKKEGFRIVSEANVMRIEGADASGGLYGAMEVVDRIKKTGAIDFKLDFSDAPEMVLRGSCIGLQKPTYLPGRTVYEYPYTPETFPWFYDKELWIEYLDMMVENRMNSLYLWNGHPFASLVKLKDYPYAVEVDEETFRKNEEIFKFLTKEANKRGIWVIQMFYNIIVSKPFAEHHNIKTQDRQRPITPLIADYTRKSIAAFIEKYPNVGLLVALGEAMSGKETDVRWFTETVIPGVKDGLKALGRTDEPPIILRAHDTDAPLVMEHALPLYKNLYTTHKYNGESLTTYEPRGPWSEIHKKLSKAGSVHISNVHILANVEPFRYGSPDFIQKSVKAMHRVHGADALHLYPQASYWDWPYTADKTEPRLLEMDRDWIWYKAWARYAWKSERDRQKEITFWSDLLAGKYGVGREDGKNILDAYEQSGEIAPKTLRRFGITEGNRQTLLLGMLGSQLVNPYKWKVYPGFYESCGPVGEKLIDYAEKEWKGEAHTGETPPQIIEEITTHGKLAVEAIEKVVPHVTEDKDEFERLRNDMHCYKAFADFFSEKVKAMMPVLRYQYSGEVSDLEKAVPHLKNSITHYRKLVDLTKGSYLYANSMQTAQRRIPIGGNDGKYKTWEEMLPLYERELANLERNIERLKSSKDGKLEKKAVNPWSPAKVEILNVGTTGFSVKHEQAFYKGVTIEAAAGELEKLQGIYIPKEKQIEEGTQLRFKNDRPVKVVVGYFNTDRKRFLLPPALETNAAGNLRGEAEVILANALKIKNMPRVNIHTYRFDPGENELKLGKGRVLILGFIDADENIISRNAGLMGENEKEAIDWVFY, from the coding sequence ATATCCGTGAAAATAAAAATATCGACCTGAAGAAAGAAGGTTTTCGCATTGTGTCCGAAGCAAATGTGATGCGTATCGAAGGTGCCGACGCTTCCGGCGGGCTCTACGGGGCGATGGAAGTGGTCGACAGGATAAAGAAAACAGGAGCGATCGATTTTAAGCTGGATTTTTCCGATGCCCCCGAAATGGTTTTACGCGGCAGCTGTATCGGGCTTCAGAAACCCACGTATCTCCCGGGGCGTACGGTATACGAGTATCCCTATACCCCCGAAACATTCCCCTGGTTCTACGACAAGGAACTCTGGATAGAATACCTCGACATGATGGTGGAGAATCGCATGAACTCCCTCTATCTGTGGAACGGTCACCCGTTCGCATCCCTTGTGAAACTGAAAGACTACCCCTATGCGGTGGAAGTAGACGAGGAAACGTTCAGAAAAAACGAGGAAATATTTAAGTTCCTTACCAAGGAAGCGAACAAAAGAGGGATCTGGGTCATACAGATGTTTTATAACATTATTGTCTCCAAACCTTTTGCCGAACACCACAATATTAAAACGCAGGACCGACAGCGTCCGATCACCCCGTTGATAGCCGATTATACCCGGAAATCCATAGCCGCTTTTATCGAAAAATATCCCAACGTAGGCTTACTGGTCGCTTTGGGTGAAGCCATGAGCGGTAAAGAAACCGATGTCAGGTGGTTTACCGAAACTGTCATCCCCGGTGTAAAGGATGGCTTAAAGGCATTGGGACGAACGGACGAGCCTCCCATAATACTCCGCGCACACGATACCGATGCCCCTTTGGTCATGGAGCATGCGCTGCCGTTATATAAAAATCTGTATACAACACATAAGTATAATGGCGAATCCCTGACCACCTACGAGCCCCGCGGCCCGTGGTCCGAGATCCACAAAAAACTGAGTAAAGCCGGTTCCGTACATATATCCAATGTCCACATCCTGGCCAACGTGGAGCCTTTCCGCTACGGTTCACCCGATTTTATCCAGAAAAGCGTCAAGGCCATGCACAGGGTTCATGGCGCCGATGCATTGCATTTATATCCGCAGGCATCGTACTGGGACTGGCCCTATACGGCCGATAAAACCGAACCGCGATTGCTGGAGATGGACCGCGACTGGATATGGTATAAAGCCTGGGCGCGCTACGCCTGGAAAAGTGAGCGGGACCGTCAGAAAGAAATAACCTTCTGGAGCGATCTCCTGGCTGGTAAATACGGAGTGGGAAGGGAAGACGGAAAGAATATTCTCGACGCCTACGAGCAAAGCGGGGAGATCGCTCCCAAGACCCTGAGACGGTTCGGCATCACCGAAGGGAACCGGCAGACCCTCCTGCTCGGGATGCTGGGAAGCCAGTTGGTAAACCCGTACAAATGGAAAGTGTACCCCGGTTTCTATGAATCCTGCGGTCCCGTGGGAGAAAAACTGATCGATTATGCCGAAAAGGAATGGAAAGGCGAAGCCCACACCGGGGAAACCCCGCCGCAGATCATCGAGGAGATAACAACACATGGCAAACTCGCCGTAGAAGCGATAGAAAAAGTGGTACCCCATGTTACTGAAGACAAGGACGAATTTGAACGGTTAAGGAACGATATGCATTGCTACAAGGCCTTTGCCGATTTCTTTTCGGAAAAAGTAAAGGCTATGATGCCTGTGCTCCGCTATCAGTATTCCGGCGAAGTATCCGACCTGGAAAAAGCCGTTCCCCATTTAAAAAACAGTATAACACATTACAGGAAGCTTGTGGACCTTACAAAGGGCAGCTACCTGTATGCCAACAGCATGCAAACCGCCCAAAGGCGTATTCCTATCGGCGGCAATGACGGAAAGTACAAGACCTGGGAAGAAATGCTGCCCCTTTACGAAAGGGAACTGGCCAACCTGGAGCGCAATATAGAGCGGTTGAAATCCTCAAAAGACGGCAAGCTGGAAAAGAAAGCAGTAAACCCCTGGTCCCCTGCGAAAGTCGAAATACTGAATGTCGGAACAACAGGGTTTTCTGTAAAACACGAGCAAGCGTTTTACAAGGGGGTGACCATAGAAGCAGCGGCAGGCGAACTGGAAAAACTACAAGGCATATATATCCCGAAGGAAAAACAGATAGAAGAAGGCACACAGCTGAGATTTAAAAATGACCGGCCCGTTAAAGTCGTGGTAGGCTATTTTAATACCGACCGGAAACGCTTTTTGCTACCGCCGGCCCTGGAAACCAATGCTGCCGGGAATCTCAGGGGAGAGGCTGAAGTAATACTGGCCAATGCCCTTAAAATAAAAAATATGCCCAGGGTGAATATTCATACGTATAGGTTTGACCCAGGCGAGAACGAACTCAAACTCGGAAAAGGAAGGGTGCTGATACTGGGCTTTATAGATGCCGATGAAAATATAATCTCCAGGAATGCCGGGTTAATGGGGGAAAACGAAAAAGAAGCCATAGACTGGGTATTTTATTAA